The window TTGGCTAAAATTTTGTCGTTTGGTGTGTATGTGTGATTTCCCCTGATGGCAGGGCCGGTACTATACCGGCCCAGGAGATTAGATATAAACAGTTAGGATCATGTCGTATGTTCCGAAAGCTCAAGTATTCATCAAGCGTAAAAAAAAGGAGGGATGGGGTGAAAACGGGTCCGGAGAGAGGGCTTAGGCCTTGCCCGCTTCCCGAACAGCTCGCATCCAgcggtcctcggcgccgtcatctccaACGACAGCCTTGCGGCCGTCCTTGTGGGCGCCACTTTCGATTATCTTCCTGGCCTCTCCGGCAGACTTGACGCCCAGGAGCGCCATCTCGTGACGCATCAGTGTGGCCACAGCGGCCCGAACTAACACCGCGTCACCCTCGAAGACGTACACATCCCAAAGACGGGCTGCTTCATCCATGGCCAGGTGAGTCGTGCCGAGTCCCATGAAGAAGTTGCCGAGGTAGAAGTCCGCGTAGCCTTCTGAAATGTCCTTGGTCAGGTGCTCGTGGAGTCGGGGAGACTTGACGCTTAGCGTCTGCATGACCAGGTTGTAGGCCGAAGCTTTCGCACCAGGGTCCTCCGAGTAGAAACTAAGAGGCAATGGGCGGTTTAGGACATTGGCAAGGGCGATGAATGTCGCGGATGGCGAGGGAAGATTGAGCAACAAAAGAGCTGCAAGAGTCTTTTGCGATTCGTTAGCATCATCAGTGCCCGGAACAAGGGTTCGTGTCACTTGGGAGTTTGACTTACGTTACTTCCCTTGACGTAGCCGATGTCGCTCCTGTACAGCGCATAGGCAAAcaagacgtcgacgaggctcTGATGCAGTGGCCCGCCAACCTGGAAGATGCGTAGATCCTGCCAAGTGTGATCGGCCACGTCTTTGCGGATGGCCGAGAGCCAAGCTGCTCTCCGAATGTCCTCAGAGTCACCCTTGCTGGCGGTAACTCTCCCCTCAAGTTCTTGAGCTCGACCGAGGGCGGCATTGTACGACTTCCCGGAGAGGCCCAGTTCGTTGCCTATGGCCCTCGCCCAGACGGTGCCTCTGCTGCGGGGAGCAATTCCCTTCCACCACAACTCGCGCGTTCGACGCTCTCGCACGGCATCGGTCCACCTAGGAATAATATCATCGTCCCAGACTCGCATCAGGTTATCGGCCGTCGTGTCTCGAGTTGACTTTTTGGCCTCGCGCGAGACCTCGCGACGTCGGTCTGCCTCGGCGCTGCGAGCCATCATCTTCTTGTACTCTCGCAGATggcgcttctcctcggccgggtcCTTGGGTGGAAGCCATGAGGGCCGTGTGCGGCTGAGAACTgcttccttttccttggaAATTGGAAGTGGGTCAATCATGATGTTGGTCTGGTGCCGGATCGGAGGCAGTTCAGGCAACGCAGACTTGACCCGAGGCTTCTGCGCGTGTTGCTCGAGGGACTTGCCGTTCCAAGTGTGGCGTCCCGTGGGGTTAGCGTTTTCCGCGGCTTTCTCGCGAACATAGTCCGAGTGCTCTTCAAGCTTCTCCGTCAAgtccttggcgtcggcaTTAAGCTCTGCAAGTGCGAGGTTCCAGCTTCTCGCGCGATTCCTGAGGGGCTCGGGCGCACCATGCTCTCCGATGGATGACAAGGCCGTGTCCGACTTCCAGGATGGGGAACGTAGACATCCCGAATCAACGGGGACAGGGGGTGTTCCGTTGCCAACACTACGGACTCTTTCTTTTGGCGGTCTGTTGGGTGACACCCCGGAGGACGAGGTTGGCCGGCTGGGTGTTCGCTCCTGTCGAGGTCGGGGCGAGATGGGGACATTATCGAGAATGAGACCATCGGGGATATCGTCcgtgtcgtcctcgtcgcaCTCCTTTTCCAGTTCCAATGCCGACTTCCGGTCTTGGGTCGACTGCCAGCTTTCCCGTCGGGGCTTCAGGGGCACGTTGGGGTCTCTCGGAAGTAACGAAAAGTTGGGGCTCGGGCTGCGGTTCTTGCGGGGGAAATGGAGGGAAGTCGTTGAGTGGCTCGCAAAGCCTCGAGAGTTGACGGGGTTTACGGGGCTTCGACGGGTATCGGAAAGGCGACCAGCGCTGGGGCTTCGGCGGTTGAGGACGTGGCCGTCGGTCTTCAAGCTCAGAAAAGGGGGTCGCGAGGAGGATCGTGAGTTGGAGCGGACGTTGGGGGCGAGATCTGCGGCTCCGCTCGTGCTTCTGGGTTTGGCGAGATCCCGGGCCATGGGCGGGGAGCGAGAATGCGGCGGCTTCCATGATATAGGGCGAAAGTCGTTGGAATACGATCTCGAGTAGGGCTGCGAGGCCTTCGGGGGATGTGTGTCGCGGGCGCGGTGGGTGTCGTAATGGGAAGCATCGTCGTCTAGACCGATTTCTTCAAAATGACTCACGTCGTCCAGGACGCTGTTGTCGTCGGAATGGAAGGATTTGAACGAAGAAGACTTTGATGTTTTGGAAGACGTCATGCCTGGGGGCGAACCTGGGCTGGGACCAGCGAGATCAACGTCTTGATGCCCGTATATCATCATTGCATTGTCTAGTGTCCAAGGAAACaaaagggaaaaagggaagaaggaaggaCGGCAGGTAGTGAGAGTGAAGAAGAGGTGAGTATAGagaaaacaacaaaaaagcTTGTTTGGTGTTAACGAAGGTCAGTCAAGACTGTCGCGGCCAGGCCTTGGGAGGACGGGGCAACAGTCTAGAATAGGGCGAGAGCGTGTGATGGTGGTTTGGTCGGGAGCTTGGTGCTGGGTACGTGGAGCGGAGCAAGGGAAAGGATCAGGAACGGGGGGTTCGGCTATGCTGTAATGACACTTGCTGGGTTGCTGGTTGTTGCGGGTTGGTTCGTCAAGGCGCAATTATGCGTAGCGGGCAGATCCCTGGCAAATGCTTGGCCGGTGCTTGGTCGTCTTGTCTTatttttttcccttcctttcctttcctttctgacgagggatggatgatgagacgagacgaaaAGACAGACAGAAGAGATAAGACGTCTGTGGAGAGGGTGGAGGCCCCTTGATGCTCAGGGTGTGCGAAGCCTGGGTGAACTGTCTCGAGATGGCCAGGATGCAGTGGGATGCAAACAGCGGGGGGTGGCCGGTTCTCCAGGTCACGGACGGTGGTCGACTGGTCGAGTTGAATTATGGTGACGGAAATGGACGTCAGGTTGTCGAGAAGATGGGACGAGAGACGGCAGCGAGTGtcgtgagagagagaatgagagacGAGAGCAGAAAGCGAGCGACGATGTTGGCTTGGCTCTGTTGTCTTGGCCCTTGAGTGGAGAATAGCGAAGCAACTCTATGTTTTGAGAGGAATGTGTTTGTTGCTGTTGCAAACGAGCGAGTGTAGGGAAACCAGCGAAGACGAGAACGAAGACGAACGTGTTCGTCCGTAAGCAGCCAAAGGTCTAGGCCTGGTATGAATGGATACGGGTTGGGTATAACCTTTGGGTGAGGTAGCGAGCGACGATATGTGATAATGCGTGGAAGACCAGTAATTATGCAGAAGATGTCGTCAATCAATCGATTGTCCGTCTACGTACTGAGGCACAGACGGTGTGAAACGAAGGAATACCAAGGCGAAGCGAGGTGAATAGCGAGCGttgagggggaagggagggacAGACAAGATGACGGgagatgaggaggggggtgaagATGCAATTGGCGATTGGTAGAGGCGAAATGACGGCAGATTGAGCAGAGCTAACCAAGCAACAGCAAATGAGGGACAAACCAGCAATGAGTGACAGGTTGCGACGGGAGACAAGATCAACAAGGACAGGGCAGGTAGAGGACGAGACAGGACGAACAACCTTCCGGCGGTGTCGTTGGAAAACCAGGGCAAAAACGGGGCGAAAggcaaagggggggagggaaaacAGGATCCGGGATATGCGAATGGATGGAGAatgagggagatggaggggatgGATCTCAGGatgggagaggaggagagtGGAGGAGAGTGGACTGGAGTTTGGGAAGATGAGAGAGACGCGGACAACGTGGAGAAGAATTTTCGCGCTGTGATTGGGGGCGGAGACACCGGCGGTACTTTGGAGCATGTATCTGTTTTCCCCCGTCcttttggtttttttttatacAAAATTAGTAAAACCTGCTCCTGCATCTGCACATTTTGTCATAGTGCACATCAGCCTGTTCTATACATGTTGTGATAACAAAAGTTACGCTCTGTCGACCTTGACGCGCAAGCAAGCGATCGACGACATTTCAGCCAAATGACAGGTACTCAGCTCAGCAGTCATGCTCGCATGTCCTTATGCAGGTGGCAGATTGGACTAATGCGTGCGGTGCTGTTGTGGGTGGTGTGAGCGTTGCTTTgctggtggtgtggtgtggtgtgggCGTGATGGAGGTGTCGCTCCCAGTGGCAGCAACAGGCTCTCTCGCTGCAGAACGTCGGGCAAAACATGGTACATCGTACTAGCCTGGCGGCACCACCAACAGGCACACCCGCAGCCGTAGCTTCAAGACTTCGGGGAAGGGAAGTTAAATACAGGAGAAGTAATGTCCAGCCAGTCAGAGATGAGAGACAGCCATAACACCGCCGCAACGGGTGGTACCTAGGTTTTCGTACataccttacctacctaaaTGCTTACCGTACCTTGATGTGCCTGATCCACTCGGACACATTGTCCAATATCATGGCcccagcagctgcagcgtCGTGCTCTGGTTGTTGGGGTTGGTTTGGGTTGTTGCTGATTGCGACACTGCCTAACTGCCACCGACTGCCGGCTAGCGAGAGGGACGAGATAGGGCAAGTGAGGTGAGAGCGAGGGAAATGGCGAAAAAGGAGTCGCGGCCAGACGAGTCGAGACCGCCCGAATCCGCCCAGAGCTGCAGATACCATCCTCGCTAAGGTACAAGATCGCAAGTACCGCCCACCCGCTCTCCACCAGGCTAATCTGGCCCCGCCCCACCGAAATGGAACCTGCCGGCTGTGTGCGGCGTACTATGTACTGTacctctccttctctctctgtggCCTGCCAAAGCACCGCACGCACTTTCGTATCCCCTGGCGTCGAACCATTGTCGGATTTACTATCACCCGCTCATCGctgccacacacacacacacacacacacacacacacacacacacctgGACCCATCGGAGGTCCGGTCCACGTCCACAGCCCACACAGCCCCCGTCTGCTCATCATTTCCCCCGTCTCCAAATGTCATTTCCCCTTCAGCTGCGTCTCCTTATGATGTTCATGCAGCCTGAAGACTCAGACTCACTCCGTGCGTTAGTCTCCATGCACCCTTACGGATGAGCACTGCACGAGCACGTCTTTGACGCACTATGCTTACCTAACATACACTTCGCAAGTCAGACCCAGACGACGATCGAGCAGCGTGCGCGCAATCCACGAGCGAACCAACGAGCTGGAAGAATTGAAACGCTCCGGCCGTTTCTGATTGTTTCTCGCGATTGGAGGTCTGCAATGAAAATCTTTGATCTCCGTCGCACATCAATAAACCAACCCTAACACTCGCGTGATGCGACTGA is drawn from Colletotrichum destructivum chromosome 6, complete sequence and contains these coding sequences:
- a CDS encoding Putative Rab-GAP-TBC domain-containing protein; its protein translation is MMIYGHQDVDLAGPSPGSPPGMTSSKTSKSSSFKSFHSDDNSVLDDVSHFEEIGLDDDASHYDTHRARDTHPPKASQPYSRSYSNDFRPISWKPPHSRSPPMARDLAKPRSTSGAADLAPNVRSNSRSSSRPPFLSLKTDGHVLNRRSPSAGRLSDTRRSPVNPVNSRGFASHSTTSLHFPRKNRSPSPNFSLLPRDPNVPLKPRRESWQSTQDRKSALELEKECDEDDTDDIPDGLILDNVPISPRPRQERTPSRPTSSSGVSPNRPPKERVRSVGNGTPPVPVDSGCLRSPSWKSDTALSSIGEHGAPEPLRNRARSWNLALAELNADAKDLTEKLEEHSDYVREKAAENANPTGRHTWNGKSLEQHAQKPRVKSALPELPPIRHQTNIMIDPLPISKEKEAVLSRTRPSWLPPKDPAEEKRHLREYKKMMARSAEADRRREVSREAKKSTRDTTADNLMRVWDDDIIPRWTDAVRERRTRELWWKGIAPRSRGTVWARAIGNELGLSGKSYNAALGRAQELEGRVTASKGDSEDIRRAAWLSAIRKDVADHTWQDLRIFQVGGPLHQSLVDVLFAYALYRSDIGYVKGSNTLAALLLLNLPSPSATFIALANVLNRPLPLSFYSEDPGAKASAYNLVMQTLSVKSPRLHEHLTKDISEGYADFYLGNFFMGLGTTHLAMDEAARLWDVYVFEGDAVLVRAAVATLMRHEMALLGVKSAGEARKIIESGAHKDGRKAVVGDDGAEDRWMRAVREAGKA